From Endozoicomonas sp. 8E, the proteins below share one genomic window:
- the urtC gene encoding urea ABC transporter permease subunit UrtC, with the protein MISVFVISILVCGLNLLAPEGSALHVSSYTVTLLGKYLCLGLLALALDLVWGYCGILSLGHGALFALGGYAMGMYLMRQIGDRGVYGNPELPDFMVFLSWQELPWYWQGFDSFLFTLLMVALVPGILAFLFGWLAFRSRVTGVYLSIITQALTYALMLMFFQNDFGFGGNNGLTDFKDILGFSLQSDTTRVALLMFSALALGLGYLICRWLVNSRYGRVLMAVRDAESRTRFMGYRVEHYKLVAFMVSAVLAGIAGALYVPQVGIINPGEFSPVNSIELVIWVAVGGRGTLYGAIIGALLVNYAKTWFTGAMPDAWLFALGALFVVTTLWLPKGVVGLFSQVREKFLKPSARTREQEVADRG; encoded by the coding sequence TTGATCTCGGTTTTTGTCATTAGCATCCTGGTCTGTGGACTCAACCTTCTGGCACCTGAAGGCTCTGCCCTGCACGTCAGCAGTTATACCGTCACACTGCTTGGAAAATATCTCTGTCTGGGCCTTCTGGCCCTGGCTCTGGATCTGGTCTGGGGTTATTGCGGCATCCTCAGTCTCGGCCATGGCGCCCTCTTTGCCCTTGGTGGCTATGCCATGGGGATGTATCTGATGCGCCAGATTGGTGACCGTGGTGTCTATGGCAATCCTGAGCTGCCAGACTTCATGGTGTTTCTGAGCTGGCAGGAGCTGCCCTGGTACTGGCAGGGTTTTGATTCTTTCTTGTTTACTCTATTGATGGTGGCTCTGGTTCCCGGCATTCTCGCTTTCCTGTTTGGCTGGCTGGCATTCCGTTCCCGGGTCACCGGCGTCTATCTGTCCATCATTACTCAGGCACTGACTTATGCCCTGATGCTGATGTTCTTCCAGAACGATTTCGGTTTTGGTGGCAATAATGGCCTGACCGACTTTAAAGATATTCTGGGCTTCAGCCTGCAAAGTGACACAACCCGTGTCGCTCTGTTGATGTTTTCCGCGCTGGCCCTGGGACTGGGCTACCTGATTTGTCGATGGCTGGTGAATTCCCGTTACGGAAGAGTTCTGATGGCTGTCCGAGATGCCGAAAGCAGAACCCGTTTTATGGGTTATCGGGTTGAACATTACAAGCTGGTTGCTTTTATGGTTTCTGCCGTGTTGGCCGGCATCGCAGGCGCACTTTATGTGCCACAGGTAGGCATCATTAATCCGGGTGAGTTCTCCCCTGTCAACTCTATTGAACTGGTGATCTGGGTGGCCGTTGGTGGCAGAGGAACCCTCTACGGTGCAATCATAGGTGCACTGCTCGTTAATTATGCCAAAACCTGGTTTACCGGAGCGATGCCCGATGCCTGGCTGTTTGCATTGGGTGCACTGTTTGTTGTCACAACACTCTGGTTACCCAAGGGTGTTGTTGGTTTATTCAGTCAGGTTCGTGAGAAGTTTTTGAAACCATCAGCCCGGACTCGGGAACAGGAGGTAGCCGATCGTGGTTGA
- a CDS encoding ABC transporter ATP-binding protein, with translation MVDRHIPDNTLLYLDNVTVSFDGFKALNSLSFLINPCELRAIIGPNGAGKSTMMDVITGKTRPDSGEVLFNKSRSRLLNQGRSRLLDKNRSRLSRGSIDLTQHDEAEVANLGIGRKFQKPSVIESLTVWENLELALKGRRSPFESIFKALSAEGYRKIDKTLGRIRLQDCRDFIGASLSHGQKQWLEIGMLLLQDPELLLIDEPAAGMTDEETFRTADLLRELSEERSLVVVEHDMAFIKALDCKVMVLHEGSVLAEGSLDHVQQDQKVIDVYLGR, from the coding sequence GTGGTTGATAGACATATACCGGATAATACGCTGCTGTATCTTGACAATGTGACCGTCAGCTTTGATGGCTTCAAAGCCCTGAACAGCCTGTCTTTTTTAATCAACCCGTGTGAACTCAGGGCCATCATTGGCCCCAATGGTGCCGGTAAAAGCACCATGATGGACGTCATTACCGGTAAAACCCGACCTGATAGCGGAGAGGTTCTATTTAATAAGAGCCGCTCAAGGCTGCTTAATCAGGGCCGCTCAAGGCTGCTTGATAAGAACCGCTCAAGGCTTTCAAGAGGTTCTATCGATCTCACCCAACACGATGAAGCAGAAGTGGCCAATCTGGGAATTGGCCGAAAGTTTCAGAAACCTTCTGTCATCGAGAGCCTGACGGTCTGGGAAAATCTGGAGCTGGCTCTTAAAGGTCGTCGTTCACCTTTTGAGTCTATATTCAAAGCTCTTTCTGCAGAGGGCTATAGAAAGATTGACAAAACACTCGGAAGAATCCGCCTTCAGGATTGCCGTGACTTTATTGGCGCATCCCTGTCTCACGGTCAGAAGCAGTGGCTTGAAATAGGTATGTTATTGCTTCAGGACCCCGAGCTTCTGCTGATCGATGAGCCCGCAGCCGGTATGACAGATGAAGAAACCTTCCGAACCGCTGACCTGCTTCGGGAACTGTCTGAAGAGCGAAGCCTTGTGGTGGTCGAGCATGACATGGCCTTTATCAAAGCGCTTGACTGTAAGGTTATGGTGCTTCATGAAGGCAGTGTCCTGGCAGAAGGGTCGCTGGATCATGTTCAGCAGGATCAAAAAGTCATCGACGTCTATCTGGGGAGATAG